The genomic stretch CTGATTAAGcattctttgctgttctttgcatCTTCGGTACGTCAGCAGCTTATTCTGTAATGGTGACGTATCTGATGCAATCGCTGAAGGCAAAACAATGGGAAGAAACCAACTTCTCAAAGTCTTTTGATTGGAAGGTGCTCCATCTGAGTGGGGCATCTGGCTGCTCCGTAACTCGGAtctcagctcctgctctgaTAGAGCCTGAGACAGCATTACTGTTCCTGTGGCTtcactgcaggatgcagagtcctgatgggaaagaagcaaatgGAAACACGAAGCTGACCTAGAGGCATACAGAGGGAGGTCTGAAACTGCTGAAAGACGGGCAGAGCGTATTTTTCCCTTCATATTTCTCAGGGAAGGAAAGGATTAAAGCTATCGTCTATCCGCAAAGTACCTCAAAAGTTACGCAGCACACATAGAAAGATTAAGGAACAGCGCGAACACCGTGTAAAAAGCAACACAACGCCGCGGGTTCTGCAGAAATAACTGCGTGGCGCTGGGGagcccagcagggctcagccagGCGCGGCTGCCCGAGCTGCGGGGCCGTTCCCTTGGAAACGCCGCGCACAAACTCGAACTGCACTTCAACGGCTTCTAGAAGGGGAAACGCGGAGCTGCATCCCGCCTCAGCGCTGAGGGACGCGGCGACAGAGAGCGAGCTGAGCCCAGCAGCAATTCCCGCCAGGTTTCCCGCCTGCCTGCCGCGTTCGGCGAGGACTTCACGTCCTGCTTGCGGACCTGAGGGGGCTGAGGCTGTAAGGACAGCGGGAGAGCTTCAGGCCGCTTTACAAACACCGGGACGGTTTTGTAATGCGATTCAGCAGACCGGGGCGGTTTTGAACGAGCAGAAAACGAGCACGAAGCCCAGGTACCCGGGGCAGAAGGGCGCACAGGCAGCTCGCCCCTCCCTGTACCTGATGTGCAGAACCGACACCCTTTCCAGACATTACGGGGACGTGAAGAGTTCTCCTGAGGGTTTCAGTCCCGAAAAGAAGGCAGCTTCGCGCTGAAGGCACAGAACTCAGCGAGAGACACGCAACAGCTAACGGAACTGCTGCAGCGCCCACGCGCGCAACGGCGCACCTGAGAGGCGGTGCGTTCCCGCCCCGGGGCGGGCACGAGTTGCGGCCATTGGCAGCACCGCCCCTTGGCGCGAGGCCGTGCCGGCAGCTCACTTCCGGCCGCTCTTGCCGGAAGCGCCGCGCGCCGGCTCCATGTGGCGCGGGCTGCGCGCCGCCCTCGGCTGGCTGAGCCGCCTGGGCGGCGGCGGGGCTCCTCCCGCCGCTATGGAGCCCGCGGAGCGCGCCGTCGTGCGCTGCGTGCCGTCCGAACCCAAGCTGAGCCTGCAGCTCGTGCTCCCCGACGGCAGCGCGCGGTTCATGCAGAGGGACCAGGCGGAGCCGCTGGGCCGGGCGCTGGCCCGCATCGCCACCAACGCCGCGAAGGGCCGCTCTAAGGCGGGCAAGAAGAGCAAGAAGTCGCGGGCGGAGGACAGCGAGGCGGGCGAGGCCGAGCTGCCGGAGGTGCGGCTCTTCTCCAGAGACGGGCGGGCCGTGTCCGAGGAGGTGCCGAACGCGGCGGCCTGGCAGGACGGCGCCGTGCTGCAGGTTGGGGCCGCGCGGTACCGCGTGGAGCGCAACCCGCCCGCGCTCACCGAGCTGCGGCTGCCGCGCTCGCTGCTGGCCGGCTTCCCCGTGTGCCCCAAGATGAGCGCCGAGTTCGCCGCCCCGCAGCACTGCCTGTTCCGCTGGTACCGCGAGCGGCGGCCggagggcggcggggagggCCCGGCCTGGGAAGAGGAACGGGAGCCGGAGGGCGGCGAGCGCGTCTTCACGCCGTCCAACGCGTTGGTGGGGCTGCGGCTGAAGCTGCGCTGCACGCCCGGGGACGGCGCCGGGCGCTTCGGGCCGCCCCGCGAGGTGGAGAGCAGCGGCCCCGTGGAGGCCGGGCCGGGCGCGTGCACGTTCGACGCGCGGCACCTCTACACGCGCAAGGCGTGCGGCCGCGGCTCTGTGCGCGCCGTCTCATACAACATCCTGGCCGACACCTACGCCCAGACCGAGTTCTCCCGCACCGTGCTGTACCCGTACTGCGCCCCGTACGCGCTGGAGGTCGACTACCGGCAGAACCTGCTGAAGAAGGAGCTGGCCGGCTACAACGCCGACCTCGTCTGCCTGCAGGAGGTGGACAAATCCGTCTTCGCAGACAGCCTGGCCCCGGCTCTGGACGCTTTCGGGCTCGAGGGGCTCTTCAAgatgaaggagaagcagcacgAGGGCCTGGCCACCTTCTACCGCAGGGACAAGTTCAGTCTCCTGAGCCAGCACGATGTCGCGTTCAGTGAGGCGCTGCTGTCAGAGCCGCCGCACGCGGAGCTGCGTGACAGGCTGAGCCGGTACCCCGTGGTGCGGGACAAGGTGCTGCAGAGATCCTCCGTGCTGCAGGTATCTGTGGCCACCCTGTCCAGCAGCCATAGCCCAGTGTTGTGGGCACAATGTAGGGACGTGCCCCTGTTAGCTGGGTGCTGGCCGTGCACGGGGCAGGGCAGTGCAGACACAGTGCTGCCAGTAACCTTATGTAGGCAATAacataaaactttaaaaaaaaggcagcttaCTTTCTTTGCCATAAGTGAAGTCAGCTGGTAGAAGTGCTGGGCCGGGTGGGGCATTAGCTGCCCGTTGTTTCACTGCTCAATCCTGTATTGTGATAGGTGTGTCACTAAACTTAATCTTGCCAGTTGTGACATTAACCTAAGTTAGCCTGCTTTAATAATGCCACCAAACACAGGCGTGTAGAAATAAGAGTGGACAGATCTATGATCCTGTGGATGCCGGTaaggcagcctgcagagctaATAGAAGTCTGCCAGGAATTTCAGAAATGCTCCTACAGGTTTTTAATGGTATGAGTAAGAGTAGCAAACTTTCCTCGATAACTGGAGTCACCTCCAAATTTAGTTTCACAAGAATACAGCACTACAGTTTGCTTGCTGAAGCCAGAGAGTCTTCTGTCTGTTTCTGACCCCAAATCAAGGAAAGAGCtggaggggggtgggagggCAATGACTGCATTTTCAAACTACTGAATGGATTGAAGGAAAATGTGGTCAAACCAGAAAGCTACAGACAGAGCACTTATCAAATATCCAGATGTTGGTGGAGTTCTGTGGTGGTAACACTAGCAGTGTAAGTGGCTGAAATTTATACCTTATGAAGAGGATAAATAGACTCAACTTAGGAGTTTTGCCGTTCATTAGTTTTAAGCATCAGATTCTTTGGACTGGCTTGCTGTGAAAGCATAAGCTAACTAATGCatttgatttaaatatataacctttatttaaaactgattaaaggcttttttttcttaaaggttTCAGTTCTTCAGTCTGAAACTGATCCTTCTAGGAAGCTTTGTGTAGCTAACACCCATCTCTACTGGCATCCAAAAGGTAATTTTCCTGCATTCTTCCTTATTCTTTTGCAGCTGTTCCCTTTACTTGTGGAACTGAGGATTTTTCTGCCCCATTCCCTATCTCAGTGATCCAAGCCTGGCTACTAGATTTATTTATCTTCCTTACAGTAAGATTGCTGTGATCTGCTAGGACAGCAGTAAAATCCAAACAAACACAAGACAGTCACATTAAACACAATTTGCCTGAAACGTAGACCATAAAGtacagctctgtgtgtgctcaTGGTTTCCCCCATCCTGTTGTACCCAAAAGAGCAATGTTGTGGTGCTTTTATCACAGGAAACAAGTTGGGCTACTGAAGCTTTCAGAAAGAGACTCTCCTCCATTAAATTAGTTCTGTTTTAGTTCTGTGCCACTCACAAACACTGTAAGGTTAGTTTCCAAGAATTAGAAGGCTGCTGCAATACGGGTGTTTAAGgtacataattttttaaattcatggGAGGAACAATTAAATGTCCTCTGCTGTACAGTTTTGATGGTCACGTATCGAAGACATCTTTATTTATGGAAACTATTCTGAAACACAGACAATGGGGAATTTAAAGCAAGAGTGCTGTTTCAGAGCTGTATGTGACGTGTGTCTAAATGAACAACTTAAAAACTCTTCCAGTGCCTTCACAAAGTATTTTAAGTAACATATTTTTACATCTTTAGGTGGGAACATTCGTCTCATCCAAATTGCTGTGGCTTTGTCTCACATCAAGTATGTAGCACGTGACTTGTACCCTGATATACCACTCATATTCTGTGGAGACTTCAATAGCACACCGTCATCTGGAACTTACGGTTTTATTAACACTGGTGGCATTGCTGAAGATCACGAAGATTGGGCCTCTaatggagaagaggaaaggtgCAATATGCCTCTAAGCCATCCCTTCCAACTACAGAGTGCTTGTGGAGAACCTGCATATACAAACTATGTTGGTGGGTTTTATGGATGTCTGGACTACATTTTCATTGACAGAAATGCTCTGGAAGTTGAACAGGTCATTCCATTGCCAAGTCATGAAGAAGTAACAACCCATCAGGCTTTGCCAAGTGTTTCACATCCTTCAGATCATATAGCACTCGTATGTGACTTAAAGTGGAAATAGATTGGCTTTTGCATAATGCTTTTTGGAGTTTTTGTACAAATTGATGTGCTGTTGAGGAACTGAGGTTCAACCCTGGCTTGTATGCTACTAAAATGAGAGCAATTTAAGAAAAGTGACTGTGTTTAATGGTGCTACTGAAGGTTATCTCACCGCTGACGTGAACTTGTACAGCAATTGctcctttccctttttatatgccaatagaaaaaaatatttcagctgtaaAGTTTTGAAAGTTGGGTTATATATCCTTTTACAGGTTTTTAAAGGACTAAAATCATTGAATATATGAATTAAATCTTATAAGTGTACACACTGAACCCTGATCAGAACCAGATGCagaatctgaaaagaaataaccaTGGTTTGGATTCATTCAGCTCGTTGTGATTACTGTCATAAGacagagcttttaaaataaactcagaAGCTGAGTTTATCAGGCAGTTTTTTAGCAAGAGGCACGATCACTGTACCTGCTGCCTTCTGAAAAAACATTAATTAGCCGTGAATGGTCTTGTTCAATCAACAGCCATGTTAAATTTAAGATGATAAGCAACTTGGAAGCACTTTGCTTGCCCACTTAGCACTGGGGTAGTGAGGGTCACTTAAACACTTACGAAACTGGATTCTAGATATAGGTTGCATTACTGTTCCATCTGTTGTCTATGGTCAGTAGTATTTGAGATTAGGACAGCCAGCTGGGGATGGGAGGGAACTCTGACAACATAATTTGATAATCTCTTTTCAGGTGTGGGGAGGTACAAAATAAATGATGTGGTGTATCCATTTCTGCCTGcgtttttaaagaaagaaacaagttaCTTAACACTTTATAGAAAGCACTTATActacaaaacacaaatactgGCTTTGTACATTGTTCCATGTGGAACCAGTCTAGTCTAGGTAGTTTGGATGTTGGGAAACTCGCTTTGTTATCTTCATTGAATTTGTTGGAAAGGATATGAATCATTAACTTCCCCTGCATAATTAGTCCATATGAAACAATCAGCACTTAAAGGTATTTCACCACATCATCTTTTCACCTATTAAGCTTCCTTTTCTGCCAGTTCTCACTTGATTTCTCTCCAGTCACAGGTGCCTAGCATGGCAAAACAAGTCCTAATGtgatagtgaaaaaaaaaaaaccaaaccaacaaaaataaacaacagcttGATCTCAAATGGTAGAAGACTTAAAAGgctgtttaaacaaaaaaaaaaattgtaattcaGAACTTATTCCAGTTAGCTGGTAACTCTCCAGAAGATTAAGCTAAAATCCAATGCTGTGTTTACAGTTACTTATAAAACAACACTTGAAACTCCGCTGTCTATGCTAATATTGAAATGGCCATGCAGTTCTTAACTAACTTGGTCATGCTCAGATCATAATGTTGAGAAGCAATATCACCCAATAAGGGCTTGTGATAGAATGCCCTACTGTAAGGGAAGCTAAAAAAGTACTTAAAGGAAGATGTTAAAGAACTGCAAGCAAAGAGGATGGCTGAGCCACTTGTTAGTTCACAGATGAATTAAAAGTAAGGATGACTTAAAAGAAACAGGTGCCACAACTCACACCCCTGTCATTGTAAAGGAGGCTGGTAGCTGGCTCCAATTGCTGAGAGgtaagtttttcttcttcctacttGTGTACTATGTTGACAGTCCCTACTGTGCTGGAACTACCTCTGAAGAGGCAGTTCCCCTTCATCCCTACAACGGTGTTTGGGCTGCTGCTTTGCCTCCTTGTAGATAAAGGAGAGAGCATAGGACAGCTTGGCTGGTGCAGGAACCAAGTGATAAGGCAAAAACAGGGTACTGTTATAGGCCCAATCAGACGGCCCCTGCACATGGCAGATAATCctttaatatttttggaaggaaTTTCAGCTGCACAAGTTAATGCTGGAGAATCTCCAGGCCAAGCATCTCTGGTTTAATTAGTAAAATGCAAGAGCACAGGCTGACTGCCAGTAGCAGCACTGTGTCAGGAGTTAGGCAGGCACACCTGGAAGTGTCAGTACTGGGATCTAGGTTAGGAAAAAGACGATTCAAAAGAACTTGTGATTTTTGGCAAGTGCAAAAAACAATCCTTTGATATTCCCTATGTTCCCCAGATGTATTTACATCTGTGAGGTTATACATGGTACTTCCTACTCGACACAAGGCAATTTTAGCTTCTTTGTTCCCCCTACATATTTGTCTATATTTTGCCCAATTAATTCTTCCCTAAACAACTTCTAGATCCCAAATTCACAGAACCCTATCAAACTTGTCACCATTTTACCTCATAATTCTAAGCTTGCGTGTGTTTCAGTAGCTGGAATTTTCCATATCCTCCTCATAAGAACCTCCCAGCCACCTCCtaaaaaacaagcaatattCTCTGCATTTTTGAAGTATGCTTATTTGTTGTGCTACCTGCTCAGCTGGCATTAAGAGAGCCACAAGCATGTTGCTTTCCCTTCTCTAACCCATGGTATAGAAAAGGGAAGAGCACTGTTTCAGCTAGCTTTTTAGGAAGGAGATCTTTTTCTTTACACTGACTCCCACCTTACTTACAAGCTGTAGCCTTCACCCACATccctcattttaaaatgaggcTGAAGATCTTTACTACTTTGATTTAGTAAATCGCTCATTTTATAGCAGCATTACAGCCTGCAGACAAAGCCAGACACAGTGACCCTTTGTAGTATCAACTGTTATTAACATGCTGTAACTCAGCAGTGGCCAAACACAGCTCACCTAAACCAGGTTAGgtatttaaaaagcattttaaagaattaaacCAGTAAAAAGTCTTCATCTCCCTGCATCAAAAAGAACGTTGCCTTCAAGGTAACAGTCCTCTTTCATCCATGCTTCTTGCATTTAATGTCACAATTGTTTCACTTTAGCTCACTGTAACTACCAGTACAGCCCACCTAACAGACCAGCCAGCATTTCTGAGCAAGGCATTCTAAGGCTTATTTCAAGAAGCTGCTTAATCAGAAACACACTTATTAGCAAGCGCTGATCCAATGCACAGATGTATCTACTTCTGTGTGTACTCAGCAACTCATTAAAGCTACAAGCAGAACATTGCCTTAACTCTATCTCTTGGGTTTCTGTTACACACCAAGGAGAGTCACTGACTCATTTCAAGAGCTCTGGAATTTCCTCCAGTTATTGGTGCTCACAGTAACTGTTTCCTAGAAACTTCAGTCTCATGGGTACCAGAACCTGCTTGGAAGTTGCTCCTCATCTGAACCTGCTTGATCTTAGCAAACCTTGGCACTGGGATTTCTTGGAGGAAGGACAGCAAGATCTGAACTTGTAGGATATGAGCTGAGGTCAAATCTGCCATGAAATCATACTTCAACTACCCAAAGACAATTAGGACACAAGACTGAGCTGTTTGCTCAgttcagacagaaaaatagaacaagATTGAAAAGAGTTAATTTAAGCATTTTGAAACCATGTCGGGGGGGAAGGGACACAGTAGAAACTATATAGACCTTATTTCTGGGGGGTGTCCATCACCATTAAAACAATGTTGATTAAAGCCTGTTCAAGTGTTTCACTTTTCAGCTAACCAACCACCACCGCCTGCTAAAAACCACCTTGTTTTTAAGTGCAGAAACAACTACAAGACAGACATGCAAGCTTCTCAGACAGTTTGTACttgttttattactgtttttgtAACTGTTAGTATTTTCATATCTGGACAACTTAAAAGGAATTTTAGATTTACAACTTCAAAAGACACAATTATAGGTCTTGATGACAACTACTCTACTGCACTGTATACAACTCTGCCCACCTTGTGCCCCACTCTGTACAGCCCCaaacaagtgaaaatgagaattaCGTTCACATTCAAGCTGCAATGAAGCTCAGTTTATGAAAAATGAGTATGTGATAAGTCACAGTTCAACTACTTAAGAATCAAGAGCATACACAGAACAatacattttatcattttattagGAATAATTCCAAGTGGGTTATGAAGAAACTAATCCATTGAGTTTGATGAATTTtccaaaatctcattttgaaGATATGTCCACCAACAAACAGTAAAACTTCAGCAGAACTATTATACACTGGGCAAAAATAGTCAGGCTGATACCAAAAAGCAACatgcaacataaaaaaaaaaaagatacaataTAAAGGAAGACAATCTgctgaatattaaaaacaacCTCAACATGAGCTCTTCGCAGCCAGCACAGAACTATTCTACCCATCCAATCCAATTCTCACAAAGGCAAGTTGGGCCGATGGAACCCAAGGATTAATAAGACGTTCCTCAGTGCAGCAGATCTGAATAGTGTTTTAGAGCATTTTCTCGGCGGGGACAAGCAGTATTAGGAATTCTTTTTGGCAAGGGAGAGAAATAAATATACGGAATGCTACATTTTTAAATCAGCAGACTGTCTGAGGAATGAAACAGGGCATCAGTAAACTAAAAGtagcagggagaaaaaattaaaacattaatttattgGGGCtcaaaaaaaagtattcagaaCAGATCTTGAAGATGTCACAATAACTATATTCAGGCATTTAGACTAACAAGGGAAGTAGAATCAGAAGATACACTTTTTTCCAAGTTAAGGAGATTTTTACCCAAGCATATTGCTACCTTTGCAACATGTAGCTCGGTAAACAATAATTGGCAACAAAATAAGTTGAAATGCTGTAATATCCTGCCCAAAGATCAGTTCCAGATATTGTAATAACCAAGATGCAAACTAATTTTGTTGTAACAAGCCTAGACCACTTATATCAAACATGTCCCTGGTGAAAGAGTCATCCAGTTTGAGTTAGCGTTTTGAGAGTTCGTTTGAGAGCCAGTCAAGTCCCTCATACAGACCAGTTCCTTGCGTAGCACAGGTGGCTTGGACATACCACTGTTAACACAgaacacagacagaaagaagtTTACATACTGACCAAACGCAAACTAAGTTATCACAGTATGTGACACTCAGATACAAACTCAAATAGTGCTCTTTAAACATTGTTTTGCACCCCAGAGGCAATACTGAACAGAGTATTTTCTGAGCTTTGAAAAGTATAGGCAAAGTAGGTAGGGTTTACACATCATCCAGAAGCTCCATGTgccaaaatacattttagtgcatcgagaagaaaaaaaacaaactggcGCTTGTTTTATATGCGAAAAACTAGCTTCTGTTTTGCAAGATTGCTCTCCTGGAAACAAGCATGCAATTATCAGATTTAAGGGACCTCTAGGGCATCTGACTACATATAAACTTAGTGTGTCAAACAACATGAGCACTACACAAGGACAGATAGTTTATGTGAAGCAACCTTGTATCTCAGAGGGCTGTACAGATGAGATGTAATTAGTCAAGAAGTATTTCATTGCCTCGCATCTTTGTTGGGATGAGAATACACAAAGCGTTTTGTCCCTGAGAAGTGAGCACTTGGACTTGAGGCAAGCCTGCCACACTCCTCAAACACTGATGGTTACATTTCAGCAACAGGCTgcaacatttctatttttccagaaaaaggTGGGGGAAAACACCTGCAACACGCTGCTGTACGCACTGAGTTATACTTCTAGATCACCTGTTTTAAAGGAGGATCTTCAACTTTGTCCTAGAGTTTAATAGCAGGTACATGCATCTCTCTACAGAAAGAGGTGAGAGCTTCCTTTGCTTTAAAGGGAGATTAATATTATGACATCTAATAAAGCAGGCCAGAGTTAGCAACCAGACAAGTTTAGCACTTACAGTTCTGTTACGCAGGGACTGCAGGCCTAGTTTATCGGTCATCTCACTGATTGCCATGGCATTCGGCAGATCTTGCTTgtttgcaaacagcagcagcacggcaTCTCGCAGCTCATCCTCCTGaagctgagagaaaaacaaacagccacGTTACTACATTAGCTCAGTTCAGTACTTCAACAAGCACTAAAGAAACCTAAGTACTGTTTTAAGCATGatctgctttttcattattgCGTGAGTCACTGGATAGTAAAATTCATCCAGTATCCAGCAGAAGTTCTagaagaaatattctttcaATAAGCAGTTTAAGTTCATCAGGACCTTGCTGATCAAATTCTCAAGTATTTATTAAAATTCTTCCCTCACCTACATTTTTCTTAACACTTTATGAAAGATTCTCACACGAGTAGTTCTTGAGGGAAAGCCTTCTACAGAGCTGCAGCTACTACACAGTGCACTAAAGCTAGAACTCCCTGGTGCAGACAATACGCACTGCAAAAACTTCCTAAACACGCTCAAGAATCTCATTCATcctaacaaaaaacaaagatcaCCCCAAACCtcaaaaaagatatttcttccAGAAAGCATCAACACTTACCATTTTCTGCAGCTCATCTGCTGCTTCCTCGATTCTCTCTCTGTCATTGCTATCCACCACAAAGATGAGGCCCTGCAAGAAATTAGTCTGGCTTGAGGAAAGCAAATTTCTCAGAAAGTTCTGTTTATCCTGCTCAAGCATCACAAGATGTCTGTCTGAACAACTACACAGCGAGTATCAACAGCAAAACTAAGCTAGAacttttaagtttaaaaaaaaacaacaacaaaacaaa from Lagopus muta isolate bLagMut1 chromosome 11, bLagMut1 primary, whole genome shotgun sequence encodes the following:
- the PDE12 gene encoding 2',5'-phosphodiesterase 12: MWRGLRAALGWLSRLGGGGAPPAAMEPAERAVVRCVPSEPKLSLQLVLPDGSARFMQRDQAEPLGRALARIATNAAKGRSKAGKKSKKSRAEDSEAGEAELPEVRLFSRDGRAVSEEVPNAAAWQDGAVLQVGAARYRVERNPPALTELRLPRSLLAGFPVCPKMSAEFAAPQHCLFRWYRERRPEGGGEGPAWEEEREPEGGERVFTPSNALVGLRLKLRCTPGDGAGRFGPPREVESSGPVEAGPGACTFDARHLYTRKACGRGSVRAVSYNILADTYAQTEFSRTVLYPYCAPYALEVDYRQNLLKKELAGYNADLVCLQEVDKSVFADSLAPALDAFGLEGLFKMKEKQHEGLATFYRRDKFSLLSQHDVAFSEALLSEPPHAELRDRLSRYPVVRDKVLQRSSVLQVSVLQSETDPSRKLCVANTHLYWHPKGGNIRLIQIAVALSHIKYVARDLYPDIPLIFCGDFNSTPSSGTYGFINTGGIAEDHEDWASNGEEERCNMPLSHPFQLQSACGEPAYTNYVGGFYGCLDYIFIDRNALEVEQVIPLPSHEEVTTHQALPSVSHPSDHIALVCDLKWK
- the ARF4 gene encoding ADP-ribosylation factor 4, producing MGLTISSLFSRLFGKKQMRILMVGLDAAGKTTILYKLKLGEIVTTIPTIGFNVETVEYKNICFTVWDVGGQDKIRPLWRHYFQNTQGLIFVVDSNDRERIEEAADELQKMLQEDELRDAVLLLFANKQDLPNAMAISEMTDKLGLQSLRNRTWYVQATCATQGTGLYEGLDWLSNELSKR